Proteins from one Mycobacterium sp. EPa45 genomic window:
- a CDS encoding multifunctional oxoglutarate decarboxylase/oxoglutarate dehydrogenase thiamine pyrophosphate-binding subunit/dihydrolipoyllysine-residue succinyltransferase subunit: MSSTSSPFGQNEWLVEEMYRKFREDPSSVDSSWHEFLVDYNPEPTTDSSAGGNGQPARTAAPVSPPEPAPAPPPAKPAPAKTAPAGNGAPASAPAKQAPAKPAPAKEAPAKEPAPKAAPASSSDNGDETQVLRGAAAAVVRNMNSSLEIPTATSVRAIPAKLMIDNRIVVNNHLKRTRGGKVSFTHLLGYAIVQAVKKFPNMNRHYAEIDGKPNAVTPAHTNLGLAIDLQGKDGKRSLVVAAIKNCETMRFGQFIAAYEDIVRRARDGKLTAEDFAGVTISLTNPGTIGTVHSVPRLMSGQGAIVGAGAMEYPAEFQGASEERIAELGIGKLITLTSTYDHRIIQGAESGDFLRTIHELLLSDDFFDEIFFELGIPYEPVRWRTDNPDSIVDKNARVIELIAAYRNRGHLMADIDPLRLDKTRFRSHPDLDVNTHGLTLWDLDRVFKVDGFAGKEFKKLRDVLGLLRDAYCRHIGVEYTHILEPEQQKWLQERIEVKHEGPTVAQQKYILSKLNAAEAFETFLQTKYVGQKRFSLEGAETVIPMMDAAIDQAAEHALDEVVIGMPHRGRLNVLANIVGKPYSQIFSEFEGNLNPSQAHGSGDVKYHLGARGDYIQMFGDNDIEVSLTANPSHLEAVDPVMEGIVRAKQDLLDKGTGEDGFTVMPMMLHGDAAFAGQGVVAETLNLALLRGYRTGGTIHIIVNNQIGFTTSPQDSRSSEYCTDVAKMVGAPIFHVNGDDPEACVWVARLAVDFRQKFKKDVIIDMLCYRRRGHNEGDDPSMTQPYMYDVIDTKRGVRKTYTEALIGRGDISMKEAEDALRDYQGQLERVFNEVRDLEKHEVEPSESVEEDQMIPRGMTTAVDKSLLARIGDAHLAFPENFSVHPRVKPVLEKRREMAYEGKVDWAFAELLALGTFLAEGKLIRLSGQDTRRGTFTQRHSVIIDRKTGAEFTPLDLLTVNPDGTPTGGKLLVYDSALSEYAAVGFEYGYSVGNPDALVLWEAQFGDFVNGAQSIIDEFISSGEAKWGQLSDVVLLLPHGHEGQGPDHTSGRIERFLQLWAEGSMTIALPSTPANYFHLLRRHGLDGVHRPLIVFTPKSMLRNKAAVSDLRDFTEQKFRSIMEEPTYTDGDGDRNKVSRILLTSGKIYYELVARKDKDKRDDVAIVRVEQLAPLPKRRLSNTLDSYPNAKEFFWVQEEPANQGAWPTFGLTLPELLPEKLTGIKRISRRAMSAPSSGSSKVHAVEQQEIIDEAFG; the protein is encoded by the coding sequence GTGATGAGACCCAGGTGTTGCGTGGCGCGGCGGCGGCCGTCGTCCGCAACATGAACTCGTCGCTGGAGATCCCGACCGCGACCAGCGTGCGGGCCATCCCGGCGAAGCTGATGATCGACAACCGCATCGTCGTCAACAACCACCTCAAGCGCACCCGCGGCGGCAAAGTCTCCTTCACCCACCTGCTCGGCTACGCGATCGTGCAGGCGGTCAAGAAGTTCCCGAACATGAACCGGCACTACGCGGAGATCGACGGCAAGCCCAACGCCGTCACCCCCGCCCACACCAATCTGGGCCTGGCGATCGACTTGCAGGGCAAGGACGGCAAACGCTCATTGGTCGTGGCCGCGATCAAGAACTGCGAGACCATGCGGTTCGGCCAGTTCATCGCCGCCTACGAGGACATCGTCCGGCGAGCCCGCGACGGCAAGCTCACCGCCGAGGATTTCGCCGGGGTGACGATCTCGCTGACCAACCCCGGCACCATCGGCACCGTGCACTCGGTGCCCCGACTGATGTCCGGCCAGGGCGCAATCGTCGGCGCCGGCGCGATGGAGTACCCGGCGGAGTTCCAGGGCGCCAGCGAGGAGCGCATCGCCGAGCTCGGCATCGGCAAGCTGATCACGCTGACGTCGACCTACGACCACCGCATCATTCAGGGCGCGGAGTCCGGCGACTTCCTGCGGACCATCCACGAGCTGCTGCTCTCCGACGATTTCTTTGACGAGATCTTCTTCGAGCTGGGCATCCCCTACGAGCCGGTCCGCTGGCGCACCGACAACCCCGATTCGATCGTCGACAAGAACGCCCGGGTGATCGAGCTGATCGCCGCGTACCGCAACCGCGGGCACCTGATGGCGGACATCGACCCGCTGCGCCTGGACAAGACCCGCTTCCGCAGCCACCCCGACCTCGACGTCAACACCCACGGCCTGACCCTGTGGGACCTGGACCGGGTGTTCAAGGTCGACGGCTTCGCGGGCAAGGAGTTCAAGAAGCTGCGCGACGTGCTGGGTCTGCTGCGCGACGCGTACTGCCGCCACATCGGCGTGGAGTACACCCACATCCTCGAACCCGAGCAGCAGAAGTGGCTGCAGGAGCGCATCGAGGTCAAGCACGAGGGCCCGACCGTCGCCCAGCAGAAGTACATCCTGTCCAAGCTCAACGCCGCGGAAGCCTTCGAGACGTTCCTGCAGACCAAATACGTTGGGCAGAAGCGCTTTTCGCTGGAGGGCGCGGAGACCGTCATCCCGATGATGGATGCCGCGATCGACCAGGCGGCCGAGCACGCCCTCGACGAGGTCGTGATCGGCATGCCGCACCGCGGCCGGCTCAACGTGCTGGCCAACATCGTCGGCAAGCCGTATTCGCAGATCTTCAGCGAGTTCGAGGGCAACCTGAACCCGTCGCAGGCGCATGGCTCCGGCGACGTCAAGTACCACCTCGGCGCCCGGGGCGACTACATCCAGATGTTCGGTGACAACGACATCGAGGTCTCGCTGACCGCCAACCCGTCGCACCTCGAAGCCGTCGATCCGGTGATGGAAGGCATCGTTCGGGCCAAACAGGATCTGCTGGACAAGGGAACCGGTGAGGACGGCTTCACCGTCATGCCGATGATGCTGCACGGCGATGCGGCCTTCGCCGGTCAGGGTGTGGTGGCCGAGACGCTGAACCTCGCGCTGCTGCGCGGGTACCGCACCGGCGGCACGATCCACATCATCGTCAACAACCAGATCGGCTTCACCACCTCGCCGCAGGACTCGCGCAGCTCGGAGTACTGCACCGACGTCGCAAAGATGGTGGGAGCGCCCATCTTCCACGTCAACGGCGACGACCCGGAGGCGTGCGTCTGGGTGGCGCGGCTGGCGGTGGACTTCCGGCAGAAGTTCAAGAAGGACGTCATCATCGACATGCTGTGCTACCGCAGGCGCGGGCACAACGAAGGTGACGACCCGTCGATGACCCAGCCCTACATGTACGACGTCATCGACACCAAGCGCGGCGTGCGCAAGACCTACACCGAAGCCCTGATCGGCCGTGGCGACATCTCGATGAAAGAGGCCGAGGACGCGCTGCGCGACTACCAGGGCCAGCTGGAGCGGGTGTTCAACGAAGTCCGCGACCTCGAGAAACACGAGGTCGAACCCAGCGAGTCGGTCGAGGAAGACCAGATGATCCCGCGCGGCATGACCACCGCGGTGGACAAGTCGCTGCTGGCCCGCATCGGCGATGCGCATCTGGCGTTCCCCGAGAACTTCAGCGTGCACCCCCGCGTCAAGCCGGTGCTGGAGAAGCGCCGCGAGATGGCCTACGAGGGCAAAGTCGACTGGGCGTTCGCCGAATTGCTGGCGCTCGGAACGTTTTTGGCCGAGGGTAAGCTGATCCGGTTGTCCGGTCAGGACACTCGCCGCGGCACGTTCACCCAGCGCCACTCGGTGATCATCGACCGTAAGACCGGCGCGGAGTTCACCCCGCTGGACCTGTTGACCGTCAATCCGGACGGCACGCCGACCGGCGGTAAGCTGCTGGTGTACGACTCGGCACTGTCGGAGTACGCCGCCGTCGGCTTCGAATACGGCTATTCGGTCGGCAACCCGGACGCACTGGTGTTGTGGGAGGCGCAGTTCGGCGACTTCGTCAATGGCGCGCAGTCGATCATCGACGAGTTCATCAGTTCCGGTGAGGCCAAGTGGGGTCAGCTCTCCGATGTGGTGCTGCTGCTCCCCCACGGCCACGAGGGCCAGGGGCCCGACCACACCTCCGGCCGCATCGAGCGCTTCCTGCAGCTGTGGGCCGAGGGTTCGATGACGATCGCGCTGCCGTCGACCCCGGCAAACTACTTCCACCTGTTGCGCCGGCACGGCCTCGACGGGGTGCACCGCCCGCTGATCGTCTTCACGCCGAAATCGATGCTGCGCAACAAGGCTGCCGTCAGCGATCTGCGGGACTTCACCGAGCAGAAGTTCCGGTCGATCATGGAAGAACCGACCTACACCGACGGCGACGGCGACCGCAACAAGGTCAGCCGCATCCTGTTGACCAGCGGCAAGATCTACTACGAACTGGTGGCGCGCAAGGACAAGGACAAGCGCGACGACGTCGCGATCGTCCGGGTCGAGCAGCTGGCGCCGCTGCCCAAGCGGCGGCTGAGCAACACCCTGGATTCGTATCCGAATGCCAAGGAGTTCTTCTGGGTTCAGGAGGAGCCGGCCAACCAGGGTGCGTGGCCGACGTTCGGCCTGACGTTGCCAGAGTTGTTGCCGGAGAAGCTGACCGGGATCAAGCGGATCTCGCGGCGCGCCATGTCGGCGCCGTCGTCCGGCTCGTCGAAGGTGCACGCCGTCGAGCAGCAGGAGATCATCGACGAGGCATTCGGCTAG
- a CDS encoding SRPBCC family protein, whose protein sequence is MITLACDADINCSAERIFDVITDLRGQDGWLSESSAFKGTEDISTGPVRVGTTYREPGPLGVRSGVVTEFERPTAVTFHQPMTLKFGLGVLDITLGYTLTPQGATSTHVRRVCRLTLPAHLKPFKPVFVRAFRVESARTLAALKEHADALG, encoded by the coding sequence ATGATCACGCTCGCCTGCGACGCCGACATCAACTGCTCGGCTGAGCGCATATTCGACGTCATCACCGACCTGCGCGGGCAGGACGGCTGGTTGTCGGAATCGTCGGCGTTCAAAGGCACCGAAGACATCTCGACGGGTCCGGTCAGAGTGGGCACGACGTATCGCGAGCCGGGACCGCTCGGCGTCCGCAGTGGAGTCGTCACGGAGTTCGAGCGGCCGACCGCCGTCACATTCCACCAGCCGATGACGCTCAAGTTCGGCCTCGGAGTCCTGGACATCACATTGGGCTACACCCTGACGCCCCAAGGCGCGACGTCAACGCACGTGCGCCGGGTCTGCCGGCTGACGCTGCCGGCTCACCTGAAGCCGTTCAAACCGGTGTTCGTCCGTGCGTTCCGCGTGGAGAGCGCGCGGACGCTGGCGGCGTTGAAGGAGCACGCCGACGCGCTCGGCTGA
- a CDS encoding DUF732 domain-containing protein, whose product MTFRRMASAGAVAGLIAGAVALATPAQADTTTNDDFLAALGNAGITGMDPAAAVEMGQSICPLLADRSQNTADIASTVADRMGRPLGPATMFTGIAVSFFCPRAMQDLANGNSPIPLPFLNNFGF is encoded by the coding sequence ATGACATTTCGCCGTATGGCCAGCGCCGGGGCGGTTGCCGGATTGATCGCCGGCGCTGTTGCGCTGGCGACGCCCGCCCAGGCCGACACCACCACGAACGACGACTTCCTGGCCGCCCTGGGCAATGCCGGCATCACCGGAATGGACCCGGCTGCGGCCGTCGAGATGGGGCAGTCGATCTGCCCGCTGCTGGCCGACCGCAGCCAGAACACCGCCGACATCGCCTCCACCGTTGCCGATCGGATGGGCCGGCCGCTGGGCCCGGCCACCATGTTCACCGGCATCGCCGTGTCGTTCTTCTGCCCGCGCGCGATGCAGGACCTCGCAAACGGCAACTCGCCGATCCCGCTGCCGTTCCTGAACAACTTCGGTTTCTAG
- a CDS encoding SDR family oxidoreductase — protein sequence MQGFAGKVAVVTGAGSGIGQALAIELGRSGAKLAISDIDTEGLAVTEERLKAIGVEVKADRLNVTEREAFQAYADGVKAHFGKVNQIYNNAGIAYSGDVEISQYKDIERVMDVDFWGVVNGTKVFLPYLIESGDGHVINVSSLFGIFSVPGQAAYNAAKFAVRGFTEALRQEMMLAKHPVKVTTVHPGGIKTAIARNSTVAEGLDQAEMAKAFDKKMARTTPERAAEIILDAVRKNKARVLVGADAKILDVIVRITGSGYQQLFSTVLPKLAPPMR from the coding sequence ATGCAGGGGTTTGCCGGGAAAGTAGCCGTTGTGACCGGGGCCGGGTCGGGCATCGGTCAGGCACTGGCAATCGAGTTGGGCCGATCGGGCGCGAAGCTGGCGATCAGCGATATCGACACCGAGGGACTGGCCGTCACCGAGGAGCGCCTCAAGGCGATCGGCGTGGAGGTCAAGGCCGACCGGCTCAACGTCACCGAGCGCGAGGCCTTCCAGGCCTACGCCGACGGGGTGAAGGCGCACTTCGGCAAGGTCAACCAGATCTACAACAACGCCGGCATCGCGTACTCCGGCGACGTCGAGATCAGCCAGTACAAGGACATCGAGCGGGTGATGGACGTCGACTTCTGGGGCGTCGTCAACGGGACCAAGGTCTTCCTGCCGTACCTGATCGAATCCGGCGACGGCCACGTGATCAACGTCTCGAGCCTGTTCGGGATCTTCTCGGTGCCGGGCCAGGCCGCTTACAACGCGGCCAAGTTCGCGGTGCGCGGGTTCACCGAGGCACTTCGTCAGGAGATGATGCTGGCCAAGCATCCGGTCAAGGTGACGACCGTGCACCCGGGCGGAATCAAGACCGCGATCGCGCGCAACTCCACCGTGGCCGAGGGACTCGACCAGGCCGAGATGGCCAAGGCGTTCGACAAGAAGATGGCCAGGACGACGCCCGAGCGCGCCGCCGAGATCATCCTCGACGCCGTCCGCAAGAACAAAGCCCGGGTGCTGGTCGGCGCCGACGCCAAGATCCTCGACGTGATCGTGCGCATCACCGGGTCGGGCTACCAGCAGCTGTTCTCCACCGTGCTCCCCAAGCTCGCCCCACCGATGCGCTGA
- a CDS encoding glycine betaine ABC transporter substrate-binding protein: protein MFRRLMLGLLVLVAVACGSPAPGPSLAVAATADPEYTLLANLYAAALRSYGSAAHVQIVDDPLTALDSGTVSVVPGFTGRLLQTFAPGTTARSDPQVYRAMLGVLPEGVAAGDYTTAADDKPALAVTDATATAWGSRDLTALVKHCAGLRIGAVAKVRGLPSVVGTCTLPPAREFPDAAALFAALRAGDITAAWTGTADTGVPGDVVVLADRKPELVMAENIVPLYRRNELDDRQVRAINELAGVLDTGSLVDMRHHVGDGRDPRSVAEEWLSAHPLGR, encoded by the coding sequence ATGTTTCGCCGGCTGATGCTGGGACTGCTGGTTCTGGTGGCGGTGGCCTGCGGGTCGCCGGCGCCGGGACCGTCGCTGGCTGTCGCTGCGACAGCAGACCCGGAGTACACCCTGCTCGCCAATCTGTACGCCGCCGCGCTGCGCTCCTACGGCAGCGCGGCACACGTGCAGATCGTCGATGATCCGCTGACGGCACTGGATTCCGGCACGGTCAGTGTGGTGCCGGGGTTCACCGGAAGGCTGCTGCAGACGTTCGCCCCCGGCACGACCGCCCGCTCGGATCCCCAGGTGTATCGCGCGATGCTCGGGGTGCTGCCCGAAGGTGTGGCCGCTGGTGACTACACCACCGCCGCCGACGACAAGCCCGCACTGGCCGTGACCGACGCGACCGCCACGGCGTGGGGCAGCCGCGACCTGACCGCGCTGGTGAAACACTGTGCGGGACTGCGCATCGGGGCCGTCGCCAAAGTCCGCGGTTTGCCGAGCGTGGTCGGCACCTGCACGCTGCCCCCGGCCCGCGAATTCCCGGATGCCGCAGCGCTGTTCGCCGCACTGCGGGCAGGCGACATCACGGCGGCGTGGACGGGAACAGCCGATACCGGTGTACCCGGCGATGTCGTCGTGTTGGCCGATCGCAAGCCCGAGCTGGTGATGGCGGAGAACATCGTGCCGCTCTACCGGCGCAACGAACTCGACGATCGCCAGGTCCGGGCGATCAACGAACTCGCCGGTGTCCTCGACACCGGCTCGCTCGTCGACATGCGTCATCACGTCGGCGACGGACGCGACCCGCGTTCGGTCGCCGAAGAGTGGCTATCCGCGCACCCGTTGGGGCGCTAG
- a CDS encoding NADP-dependent malic enzyme, with protein MSETVSTPRVVIDDEEIFAAHVGGKLSVELKAPLDTQRALSIAYTPGVAQVSRAIASDHTLAKKYTWSNRLVAVISDGTAVLGLGDIGPAASLPVMEGKSALFKTFGGLDSIPIVLDTKDPDEIVETIIRLRPTFGAVNLEDISAPRCFEIERRLIEALDCPVMHDDQHGTAIVVLAALMGATKFLDRDMHSLKVVMSGAGAAGVACTNILLAAGITDITVLDSQGILHTGRTDMNSVKAELAARTNPRGLTGGIAEALNGADVFMGVSAGLVPEELIATMTPGGIVFAMSNPDPEIHPDAARKHAAVVATGRSDFPNQINNVLAFPGVFRGALDAGARRITEKMKVAAAEAIYSVVGDDLAADHIVPSPLDPRVGPAVAAAVAAAAEH; from the coding sequence GTGTCCGAAACAGTGAGTACCCCCCGCGTCGTTATCGACGACGAAGAGATCTTCGCCGCTCACGTCGGCGGGAAGCTGTCCGTCGAGCTGAAGGCGCCGCTGGACACCCAGCGCGCCCTGTCGATCGCCTACACCCCGGGCGTAGCCCAGGTCAGCCGCGCGATCGCCTCCGACCACACGCTGGCCAAGAAGTACACCTGGTCCAACCGGCTGGTCGCGGTGATCAGCGACGGTACCGCGGTCCTGGGCCTCGGTGACATCGGTCCTGCGGCGTCGCTACCGGTGATGGAGGGGAAGTCCGCGCTGTTCAAGACGTTCGGCGGTCTGGACTCCATCCCGATCGTCCTGGACACCAAGGACCCCGACGAGATCGTCGAGACGATCATCCGGTTGCGGCCCACCTTCGGTGCGGTCAATCTGGAGGACATCTCCGCGCCACGCTGTTTCGAGATCGAGCGGCGCCTGATCGAGGCACTGGATTGCCCCGTCATGCATGACGACCAGCATGGCACCGCAATTGTCGTGCTCGCTGCCCTGATGGGTGCCACGAAGTTCCTCGATCGCGACATGCACTCGCTGAAGGTGGTCATGTCAGGCGCGGGTGCCGCCGGCGTCGCATGCACCAACATCCTGCTGGCCGCGGGCATCACCGACATCACGGTGCTGGACAGCCAGGGCATCCTGCACACTGGCCGCACCGACATGAACTCGGTCAAGGCGGAACTGGCTGCACGGACCAACCCGCGCGGGCTCACCGGTGGCATCGCGGAGGCGCTCAACGGAGCGGACGTGTTCATGGGAGTCTCGGCAGGGCTGGTTCCCGAAGAGTTGATCGCGACGATGACGCCGGGCGGCATTGTGTTCGCGATGTCCAACCCGGACCCCGAAATCCATCCGGACGCGGCGCGCAAGCATGCGGCGGTCGTGGCGACCGGGCGCAGCGACTTCCCCAACCAGATCAACAATGTTCTGGCATTCCCGGGTGTGTTCCGTGGCGCGCTGGACGCCGGGGCGCGGCGCATCACCGAGAAGATGAAAGTTGCAGCGGCAGAGGCGATCTACTCCGTCGTCGGCGACGACTTGGCGGCTGATCACATCGTGCCGAGCCCGCTGGATCCCCGGGTCGGGCCCGCGGTGGCCGCGGCGGTGGCCGCGGCAGCCGAACACTGA
- the corA gene encoding magnesium/cobalt transporter CorA, whose protein sequence is MMPSFRARPQALLGGNRPRPTVTVDAKRIHVPVARAMVDCAVYVDGNRLAGKYTHAAALQKVRELEAGGQKAFVWIGLHEPDEHQMQAVAEVFGLHPLAVEDAVHAHQRPKVERYDDTLFLVLKTVTYVPHESVALAREIVETGEIMVFVGADFVVTVRHGDHTGLAGLRKHLEEEHQHLALGPYAVMHSIADHVVDTYRDVSELMEFDVDAIESETFSPLKNTDIEPIYLLKREVVELRRAVSPLTVALGRFSSGEFKDLMSKEILRYMRDVLDHQTQAADRIASHDEMLSSLVQAALAKVGMQQNVDMRKISAWVAIAAVPTMIAGIYGMNFEHMPELSWTWGYPAVLLLMVTACGFLYHNFRRNHWL, encoded by the coding sequence ATCATGCCGTCGTTTCGCGCTCGACCACAGGCATTGCTGGGAGGGAACCGCCCCCGACCCACCGTCACCGTCGATGCCAAACGCATCCACGTGCCCGTAGCGCGGGCCATGGTCGACTGCGCCGTCTATGTCGACGGCAACCGGCTGGCCGGCAAGTACACCCACGCCGCCGCGTTGCAGAAGGTCCGCGAATTGGAAGCCGGCGGGCAGAAGGCGTTCGTCTGGATCGGCCTGCACGAACCAGACGAACATCAGATGCAGGCGGTGGCCGAGGTGTTCGGCCTGCACCCGCTGGCCGTCGAAGATGCCGTGCACGCCCACCAGCGCCCCAAGGTCGAGCGTTACGACGACACCCTGTTCCTGGTGCTGAAGACCGTGACCTACGTGCCGCACGAGTCGGTGGCACTGGCCCGGGAGATCGTCGAGACCGGCGAGATCATGGTGTTCGTCGGCGCCGACTTCGTCGTGACGGTCCGCCACGGCGACCACACCGGGCTGGCCGGGCTGCGTAAGCACCTGGAAGAGGAGCACCAGCACCTGGCGCTGGGCCCGTACGCGGTCATGCACTCGATCGCCGATCACGTCGTCGACACCTACCGCGACGTCAGCGAGCTGATGGAATTCGACGTCGATGCCATTGAGTCCGAAACGTTCTCGCCGCTGAAGAACACCGACATCGAACCGATCTATCTGCTCAAGCGCGAAGTGGTCGAACTGCGGAGGGCCGTCTCACCGTTGACGGTCGCGTTGGGACGGTTCAGCAGCGGAGAATTCAAAGACCTGATGTCCAAAGAGATCCTGCGGTACATGCGCGACGTGCTGGACCATCAGACCCAAGCCGCCGACCGCATCGCCTCTCACGACGAAATGTTGTCATCGCTGGTGCAGGCGGCCCTGGCGAAGGTCGGCATGCAGCAGAACGTCGACATGCGCAAGATCTCGGCATGGGTGGCGATAGCGGCGGTGCCGACGATGATTGCCGGGATCTATGGCATGAACTTCGAACACATGCCGGAGTTGTCATGGACGTGGGGCTATCCGGCTGTGCTGTTGCTGATGGTGACGGCCTGCGGGTTCCTGTATCACAACTTCCGCCGCAACCACTGGCTGTAG
- a CDS encoding suppressor of fused domain protein, with translation MSQPLDAVRAHVRGHFADAGIAAEPDSASVTFLGLERMEVLRFGPDRDGVAHYVTLGCSRHPMTEPTSGVADPLHGPRAEVVLSLRATTPTPGLARSLAVVAATPAVEGVVLVADALIDLSAPLWEAAAFTAVLLGDSAIDELPLEAPREPVRFLAAIPVTQTEAAWVRLKGAEAMRQAWIDDGVDVLDPNRRAARPS, from the coding sequence GTGAGTCAGCCCCTGGATGCGGTCCGCGCTCATGTGCGCGGGCATTTCGCCGACGCGGGAATAGCGGCCGAGCCGGATTCGGCCAGCGTGACGTTTCTGGGACTCGAACGCATGGAGGTCCTGCGGTTCGGTCCGGACCGCGACGGCGTGGCTCACTATGTGACACTGGGATGTTCGCGGCACCCGATGACCGAGCCGACGTCCGGTGTCGCCGACCCGTTGCATGGCCCGCGGGCCGAGGTGGTGCTCAGCCTGCGTGCCACCACGCCGACCCCCGGTCTGGCGCGAAGCCTGGCCGTCGTTGCGGCGACGCCCGCCGTCGAGGGTGTCGTTCTGGTCGCCGACGCGCTGATCGACCTGTCCGCACCGCTGTGGGAGGCTGCGGCGTTCACCGCTGTGCTGCTTGGTGATTCGGCGATCGACGAGCTGCCCCTGGAGGCGCCGCGCGAGCCGGTGCGTTTTCTGGCGGCGATTCCGGTCACCCAGACCGAGGCCGCGTGGGTGCGGCTCAAGGGTGCCGAGGCGATGCGCCAGGCCTGGATCGACGACGGCGTCGACGTGCTGGACCCGAATCGCCGTGCGGCGCGGCCGAGTTAG
- a CDS encoding ABC transporter ATP-binding protein: protein MAEIVLDHVSKNYPDGAVAVKDLSLTIADGEFVILVGPSGCGKSTTLNMIAGLEEISSGELRIGGDRVNEKAPRDRDIAMVFQSYALYPHMTVRQNIAFPLTLAKLKKAEIAQKVEETAKILDLTELLDRKPSQLSGGQRQRVAMGRAIVRQPKAFLMDEPLSNLDAKLRVQMRGEIARLQNRLGTTTVYVTHDQTEAMTLGDRVVVLRGGEAQQVGTPEELYERPANLFVAGFIGSPAMNFFPATHDGMSLRLPFGEVTLSQEVQSVMGQHPKAANVIAGIRPEHFEDAALLDAYERIQALTFEVTVDLVESLGADKYVYFKTSGDGAKAAQLAELAAESGAGENEFVARLSADSKAAIGQTIELAFDTAKLHIFDADSGANLTIPQAG from the coding sequence ATGGCCGAGATAGTCCTGGACCATGTCAGCAAGAATTATCCGGACGGCGCAGTCGCCGTGAAGGACCTCAGCCTGACGATCGCCGACGGTGAGTTCGTCATCCTGGTCGGTCCGTCCGGCTGCGGAAAGTCCACCACCCTCAACATGATCGCCGGCCTGGAGGAGATCAGCTCCGGAGAGCTGCGCATCGGCGGTGACCGGGTCAACGAGAAGGCGCCACGCGACCGCGACATCGCGATGGTGTTCCAGTCGTATGCGCTCTATCCGCACATGACCGTCCGGCAGAACATCGCCTTCCCCCTGACGCTGGCCAAACTGAAGAAGGCCGAGATCGCCCAGAAGGTTGAGGAAACGGCCAAAATCCTTGATCTGACCGAACTTTTAGACCGCAAACCTTCGCAGTTGTCCGGTGGTCAGCGCCAGCGGGTGGCGATGGGTCGCGCGATCGTGCGTCAACCCAAAGCGTTCCTGATGGACGAGCCGTTGAGCAACCTCGACGCCAAGCTGCGCGTGCAGATGCGCGGCGAAATCGCCCGGCTGCAGAACAGGTTGGGCACCACCACGGTGTACGTCACGCACGACCAGACCGAGGCGATGACCCTCGGCGACCGGGTCGTGGTGTTGCGTGGCGGTGAGGCACAGCAGGTCGGCACGCCGGAGGAGCTCTACGAGCGGCCGGCAAACCTGTTCGTGGCCGGCTTCATCGGTTCGCCGGCGATGAACTTCTTCCCGGCGACCCACGACGGCATGAGCTTGCGGTTGCCGTTCGGCGAGGTGACGCTGAGCCAGGAGGTCCAAAGCGTCATGGGACAACATCCGAAGGCCGCCAACGTGATTGCCGGCATCCGCCCCGAGCACTTCGAGGACGCCGCGCTGCTCGACGCCTACGAGCGTATCCAGGCGCTGACGTTCGAGGTGACCGTCGACCTGGTCGAATCGCTGGGTGCCGACAAGTACGTCTACTTCAAGACCTCCGGTGACGGGGCGAAGGCGGCCCAGCTGGCCGAACTGGCCGCCGAGTCCGGCGCCGGTGAGAATGAGTTCGTGGCAAGGCTTTCCGCCGATTCCAAAGCGGCCATCGGACAGACGATCGAGTTGGCCTTCGACACCGCCAAACTGCACATCTTCGACGCCGACAGCGGAGCAAACCTCACCATTCCGCAAGCGGGCTAA